From the Streptomyces camelliae genome, one window contains:
- a CDS encoding FAD-dependent monooxygenase translates to MEVTEVPVLIVGGGGCGLSASLFLSDHGVGHVLVERHAATSILPKAHYINQRTMEIFRQHGLYDTVVERAATPGQYGRVRWQTTLAGDGPLDRRVIHEMDAFGGGATTEVYAADGPVLPIKLPQLRLEPILRRQAEERNPGRVLFSRELVSFTDEGDRVVAEIRDRDSGEVTRIAAQYVIAADGGRTLGPRLGVQMQGVTRMAEVTTAYFTADLSAWWHDGTLITWFMNPYRPDLNSALLEMGPTWGRHCEEWGLTFALGDVDRSDDAAIADRMREVLGLPDLDLTVHKVSHWMVEGVLADRYRAGRVLIVGDAAHRQPPTTGLGLNGGIQDVHNLAWKLAAVVAGRADDSLLDTYEAERRPIGRRNVEWGLASWFHHRTMTEAALGLGPHVPPQRRPSAFTQYFETSAVGEVTRARAAEIFGTHRAECQAHDLEIGFAYEQGALVPDGTEPPHRSPMGDVHHPTTRPGHRLPHAWIERDGRRLSTHDLVGSSNGFALITGPVGTPWAEAAEEVAAKFSVPITVARIGPGAEYADGGWADVREIADDGAVLVRPDNHVAWRSMGAAENPADVLGQVMSEVLEQGAADKP, encoded by the coding sequence ATGGAGGTTACCGAGGTTCCGGTCCTGATCGTGGGGGGCGGCGGCTGCGGCCTGTCCGCCTCCCTCTTCCTGTCGGACCACGGTGTGGGCCACGTGCTCGTGGAGCGGCACGCGGCCACGTCGATTCTCCCGAAGGCGCACTACATCAACCAGCGCACGATGGAGATCTTCCGCCAGCACGGCCTGTACGACACCGTGGTCGAACGCGCGGCGACCCCCGGGCAGTACGGCCGGGTGCGCTGGCAGACCACCCTCGCCGGCGACGGGCCGCTGGACCGGCGGGTGATCCATGAGATGGACGCCTTCGGCGGTGGCGCGACGACGGAGGTCTACGCGGCCGACGGCCCCGTGCTGCCGATCAAGCTGCCGCAGCTCAGGCTGGAGCCGATCCTGCGCAGGCAGGCCGAGGAGCGCAATCCCGGCCGGGTGCTCTTCTCCCGCGAACTGGTCTCCTTCACCGACGAGGGCGACCGGGTCGTCGCCGAGATCCGCGACCGCGACAGCGGCGAGGTGACCCGGATCGCCGCGCAGTACGTCATCGCCGCCGACGGCGGCCGTACGCTCGGCCCCCGGCTCGGCGTGCAGATGCAGGGCGTGACCAGGATGGCCGAGGTCACCACCGCGTACTTCACCGCGGACCTGTCCGCGTGGTGGCACGACGGCACCCTCATCACCTGGTTCATGAACCCCTACCGGCCCGATCTGAACAGCGCCCTGCTGGAGATGGGGCCGACCTGGGGCAGGCACTGCGAGGAATGGGGACTCACCTTCGCCCTGGGCGACGTGGACCGCTCCGACGACGCGGCGATCGCCGACCGGATGCGCGAGGTGCTGGGCCTGCCCGACCTCGACCTCACGGTGCACAAGGTGTCGCACTGGATGGTCGAGGGCGTGCTCGCCGACCGCTACCGGGCCGGCCGGGTGCTCATCGTCGGTGACGCCGCCCACCGCCAGCCGCCCACCACCGGGCTCGGCCTGAACGGCGGCATCCAGGACGTGCACAACCTCGCCTGGAAGCTGGCCGCGGTGGTCGCCGGCCGCGCCGACGACAGCCTGCTCGACACCTACGAGGCCGAGCGGCGGCCGATCGGCCGGCGCAACGTCGAATGGGGCCTGGCCAGTTGGTTCCACCACCGGACCATGACGGAGGCCGCGCTCGGGCTCGGCCCGCACGTCCCGCCGCAGCGCCGCCCGTCCGCGTTCACCCAGTACTTCGAGACGTCCGCGGTCGGCGAGGTCACCCGCGCCAGGGCGGCGGAGATCTTCGGCACCCACCGCGCCGAGTGCCAGGCGCACGACCTGGAGATCGGCTTCGCCTACGAGCAGGGGGCACTCGTCCCCGACGGGACCGAGCCGCCGCACCGCTCGCCCATGGGCGACGTCCACCATCCCACCACCCGCCCCGGCCACCGGCTGCCGCACGCCTGGATCGAGCGGGACGGCCGACGCCTGTCCACCCACGACCTGGTCGGGTCGTCGAACGGCTTCGCCCTGATCACCGGCCCTGTGGGCACCCCGTGGGCCGAGGCGGCCGAGGAGGTCGCCGCGAAGTTCTCGGTCCCCATCACCGTGGCCCGGATCGGGCCCGGCGCGGAGTACGCCGACGGTGGCTGGGCGGACGTACGGGAGATCGCCGACGACGGCGCCGTCCTGGTCCGCCCGGACAACCACGTGGCGTGGCGCTCCATGGGAGCCGCCGAGAACCCGGCAGACGTGCTGGGCCAGGTGATGTCCGAGGTGCTGGAGCAGGGTGCCGCGGACAAGCCCTAG
- a CDS encoding nuclear transport factor 2 family protein, with translation MSDLQAVVDRVEIEALRGEFTDAVMMRDYDRVASLFTPDGVWRMPNIPVELEGREAIRAWGRRVPDLVDFLVQNTHPGLIQLGGDTASGRTYISEVGRGLDGRGGQNYAIYHDRYQRTDEGWKFTERVYEVRYEDSSPLAGSPPRPARDA, from the coding sequence ATGAGTGACCTTCAAGCCGTCGTGGACCGCGTCGAGATCGAGGCGCTGCGCGGCGAGTTCACCGACGCGGTGATGATGCGTGACTACGACCGTGTGGCTTCGCTGTTCACCCCGGACGGCGTGTGGCGGATGCCCAACATCCCCGTCGAGCTCGAAGGCCGGGAGGCGATCCGCGCCTGGGGCAGGCGGGTGCCGGACCTGGTGGACTTCCTCGTGCAGAACACACACCCGGGCCTGATCCAGCTCGGCGGCGACACCGCATCGGGCCGCACCTACATCTCCGAGGTCGGGCGTGGCCTCGACGGCCGCGGGGGCCAGAACTACGCCATCTACCACGACCGGTACCAGCGCACCGACGAGGGCTGGAAGTTCACCGAGCGCGTCTACGAGGTCCGGTACGAGGACTCCTCGCCGCTGGCGGGCTCTCCGCCTCGCCCGGCCCGGGATGCGTGA
- a CDS encoding AfsR/SARP family transcriptional regulator, translating to MADEKVDTGRPDREAGHPDTWRIAELEREIQELRRTNEALRVYVARELELDPEIPAAGHVIAEIFATDGVVQGITNGGGSTAAAPPGRAEDVRWATERAAQKPAPSRPLVEFRALGPIEAAVGGRLVDLGAPKQRALLALLVSKVGQPVTVDVIVEELWTGNPPPSAIASLQAYVANLRRVLEPGRAPRTPPTVLRTYGRGYLLNSRVVEVDVQRFGERAVAGWQALERGDAQSAVHAFDVALALWRGQAYAEVADTPYVGPDVARLDELRLSAVEGRCAALLAAGAHEVAVAELEAFVQAHPLREYGCELLSLALYRAGRQVDALAVLRTNQRRLAEELGIDPRPALQVLEQQILNQAPSLDWRPHPRAVTEPAWPSGRWGSVPPAPVRPSPAAMARSLAAGRLRSVALAGSVPGGG from the coding sequence ATGGCAGACGAAAAGGTCGATACCGGTAGGCCGGACAGGGAAGCCGGTCATCCCGATACGTGGCGCATCGCGGAACTGGAACGCGAGATCCAGGAGCTTCGCCGTACCAACGAGGCACTGCGCGTGTACGTGGCCAGAGAACTCGAACTCGATCCCGAAATCCCGGCAGCCGGACACGTGATCGCGGAAATCTTCGCGACGGATGGTGTCGTACAGGGCATCACGAACGGCGGTGGAAGCACCGCGGCCGCGCCACCCGGGCGAGCGGAGGACGTCCGGTGGGCCACGGAGCGGGCGGCGCAGAAGCCCGCACCGTCGCGCCCTCTGGTCGAGTTCCGCGCGCTGGGCCCGATCGAGGCCGCCGTCGGCGGCCGCCTCGTCGACCTGGGAGCGCCCAAGCAGCGCGCGCTGCTGGCGCTGCTGGTCAGCAAGGTGGGCCAGCCGGTGACCGTCGACGTGATCGTCGAGGAGCTGTGGACCGGGAACCCGCCACCGTCGGCGATCGCCTCCCTCCAGGCGTACGTCGCCAACCTGCGGCGCGTACTCGAACCCGGTCGCGCGCCCCGGACCCCGCCGACGGTGCTGCGCACCTATGGACGTGGCTATCTGCTCAACAGCCGGGTCGTCGAGGTCGACGTGCAGCGCTTCGGCGAGCGGGCCGTCGCCGGCTGGCAGGCGCTGGAGCGGGGTGACGCGCAGTCCGCGGTCCACGCGTTCGACGTGGCGCTGGCGCTGTGGCGCGGACAGGCGTACGCCGAGGTGGCCGACACTCCCTATGTGGGGCCGGACGTGGCGCGGCTGGACGAGCTGCGGCTGTCGGCGGTCGAGGGTCGCTGCGCGGCCCTGCTCGCGGCCGGCGCCCACGAGGTCGCGGTGGCCGAACTGGAGGCCTTCGTGCAGGCTCATCCCCTGCGCGAGTACGGGTGCGAGCTGCTGAGCCTGGCCCTGTACCGGGCGGGTCGTCAGGTCGACGCGCTGGCGGTGCTGCGCACCAACCAGCGGCGGCTGGCCGAGGAGTTGGGAATCGATCCGCGGCCGGCGCTGCAAGTGCTGGAGCAGCAGATACTCAACCAGGCACCGTCCCTGGACTGGCGGCCGCACCCCAGGGCGGTCACGGAGCCGGCCTGGCCTTCCGGGCGGTGGGGATCGGTGCCGCCCGCGCCCGTCCGGCCGTCGCCGGCCGCCATGGCACGGTCCTTGGCCGCGGGGCGGCTTCGTTCGGTCGCGCTGGCCGGCAGCGTTCCCGGTGGCGGCTGA
- a CDS encoding aromatic prenyltransferase — protein sequence MSGTDDVERVYAAMEEAAGLLGVTCARDKVYPLLDAFRGRLDQGVVVFSMASGRHSTELDFSISAETTQGDPYATVLDKGLFPATGHPVDDLLADTQKHLPVSLFAIDGEVTGGFKKTYAFFPTDNMPGVAQLSAIPSMPKSVAENAELFARYGLDKVQMTSMDYKKRQVNLYFSNLNRKYLEPDSVLALVRELGLHVPTELGLEFCKRSFSVYPTLGWDTGKIERLCFAVISNDPTLVPSEDPGDIEKFHNYATRAPYSYVGEKRTLVYGLTLSPKEEYYKLGAYYHITDVQRRLLKAFDSLVD from the coding sequence ATGTCCGGAACTGATGATGTCGAGCGCGTCTACGCGGCCATGGAGGAAGCGGCCGGTCTGCTGGGCGTGACCTGCGCACGCGACAAGGTCTATCCGCTGCTGGACGCGTTCCGAGGCAGGCTCGACCAGGGCGTGGTCGTCTTCTCCATGGCGAGCGGGCGCCACTCCACGGAGCTGGACTTCAGCATCTCGGCGGAGACGACCCAGGGTGACCCGTACGCCACCGTGCTGGACAAGGGACTGTTCCCGGCGACGGGCCATCCCGTGGACGACCTGCTGGCGGACACCCAGAAGCACCTTCCGGTCTCGCTGTTCGCCATCGACGGTGAGGTCACCGGCGGCTTCAAGAAGACGTACGCGTTCTTCCCCACCGACAACATGCCCGGGGTCGCCCAGCTGAGCGCCATTCCCTCCATGCCGAAGTCCGTGGCCGAGAACGCCGAGCTGTTCGCCCGCTACGGCCTGGACAAGGTCCAGATGACCTCGATGGACTACAAGAAGCGGCAGGTCAACCTCTATTTCAGCAATCTGAACCGGAAGTACCTGGAGCCGGACTCCGTCCTGGCCCTGGTGCGCGAGCTGGGCCTGCACGTTCCGACCGAGCTGGGGCTGGAGTTCTGCAAGCGCTCGTTCTCGGTCTACCCCACCCTCGGCTGGGACACCGGGAAGATCGAGCGGCTGTGCTTCGCCGTGATCTCCAACGACCCCACACTGGTGCCCTCCGAAGACCCGGGCGACATCGAGAAGTTCCACAACTACGCGACCAGGGCGCCGTACTCGTACGTGGGGGAGAAGCGCACCCTCGTCTACGGGCTCACTCTGTCGCCCAAGGAGGAGTACTACAAGCTCGGGGCGTACTACCACATCACCGACGTCCAGCGGCGCCTGCTGAAGGCCTTCGACTCCCTGGTGGACTGA
- a CDS encoding sigma-70 family RNA polymerase sigma factor, whose amino-acid sequence MNESEWLAARFETDRPRLRAVAYRVLGSLTEADDAVQEAWLRVSRADAAAVENMSGWLTTIVARVSLNMLQSRRSRREDLVDDPEAEGPQSPDAVVDPEQEAVLAESVGAAMFLILDTLTPAERLAFVLHDMFAVPFDEIAPIVDRTPAAARQLASRARRRFQQQRAAPAAEPKSVPVQDEGAGAFQAAEADFVDAFLNASREGDFAALLGILAPDIVVRADQAAMRMGAATGRPLAEEIRGADAVSRAFAKLSWAPVPALIDGAAGLAYVQDGVPRTVLRFTIADGLITRIDIMADLTDLQIIVLC is encoded by the coding sequence ATGAACGAGAGCGAATGGCTGGCCGCGCGGTTCGAGACCGACCGGCCGAGGCTGCGTGCGGTGGCGTACCGGGTGCTCGGCTCGCTGACCGAGGCGGACGACGCCGTCCAGGAGGCCTGGCTCCGGGTCTCCCGCGCGGACGCCGCCGCGGTGGAGAACATGAGCGGCTGGCTCACCACCATCGTGGCCCGCGTGTCGCTGAACATGCTCCAGTCGCGCAGGTCGCGCCGCGAGGACCTGGTGGACGACCCCGAGGCCGAGGGCCCGCAGTCCCCGGACGCGGTGGTCGACCCGGAGCAGGAGGCGGTGCTCGCCGAGTCGGTCGGCGCGGCCATGTTCCTCATCCTCGACACCCTCACGCCCGCCGAGCGGCTGGCGTTCGTCCTGCACGACATGTTCGCGGTGCCCTTCGACGAGATCGCGCCGATCGTGGACCGCACTCCGGCCGCGGCCCGCCAGCTGGCCAGCCGCGCCCGTCGGCGCTTCCAGCAGCAGCGCGCCGCCCCGGCCGCGGAACCGAAGAGCGTGCCGGTCCAGGACGAGGGCGCCGGCGCCTTCCAGGCCGCAGAGGCCGACTTCGTCGACGCCTTCCTCAACGCTTCTCGCGAGGGCGACTTCGCGGCCCTGCTGGGCATCCTCGCCCCGGACATCGTGGTCCGCGCCGACCAGGCGGCCATGCGCATGGGCGCGGCCACGGGCAGGCCCCTGGCCGAGGAGATCCGCGGCGCGGACGCCGTCTCCCGCGCCTTCGCCAAGCTCTCCTGGGCCCCGGTGCCGGCCCTCATCGACGGGGCCGCCGGGCTGGCCTACGTCCAGGACGGCGTGCCGCGGACCGTTCTCCGCTTCACCATCGCCGACGGACTGATCACCCGCATCGACATCATGGCCGACCTGACCGACCTGCAGATCATCGTCCTGTGCTGA
- a CDS encoding type III polyketide synthase: MPRLCKPAMSAPEYVITVEETLEFARKAHAGKPQLPLALRLIRNTGVQKRHIVQPIEQTLRHPGFEERNRIYEAESKKRTPEVIERALAHAELPARDIDAIIYVSCTGFMMPSLTAWLINKLGFRSDTRQIPIAQLGCAAGGAAINRAHDFCVAHPGSNVLIVSCELCSLCYQPSADDIGSLLSDGLFGDAVAAAVVRGDGGVGIELERNASYLIPHTEDWISYAVKDTGFHFQLDRRVPGTMEPLAPVLRELAKDHSWDAGKLDFYIVHAGGPRILDDLAKYLEVDRGVFRHSWSTLNEYGNIASAVVLEAARRLMEEDTPAPGATGLIAGFGPGITAEMALGTWAADAPRVLAA, encoded by the coding sequence ATGCCCAGGCTGTGCAAGCCGGCGATGAGTGCGCCGGAGTATGTCATCACGGTGGAAGAGACCCTGGAGTTCGCGCGGAAGGCGCATGCGGGCAAGCCGCAGCTTCCGCTGGCGTTGCGTCTGATCCGTAACACGGGTGTGCAGAAGCGGCACATCGTGCAGCCCATCGAGCAGACCCTGCGGCACCCGGGGTTCGAGGAGCGCAACCGCATCTACGAGGCGGAGTCGAAGAAGCGCACGCCGGAGGTCATCGAGCGGGCTCTGGCCCATGCCGAGCTGCCGGCCCGTGACATCGACGCGATCATCTATGTGTCGTGCACCGGGTTCATGATGCCGTCGCTGACGGCGTGGCTGATCAACAAGCTGGGCTTTCGTTCCGACACCCGGCAGATCCCGATCGCGCAGCTGGGCTGCGCGGCCGGTGGTGCGGCGATCAACCGGGCCCACGACTTCTGTGTGGCTCATCCCGGCAGCAACGTGCTGATCGTCTCCTGCGAGCTGTGCTCGCTGTGCTACCAGCCCAGTGCCGACGACATCGGCTCGCTGTTGTCGGACGGTCTGTTCGGTGACGCGGTCGCCGCGGCTGTGGTGCGGGGCGATGGTGGTGTGGGTATCGAGCTGGAGCGCAATGCGTCGTATCTGATCCCGCACACGGAGGACTGGATCTCGTACGCGGTGAAGGACACCGGGTTCCATTTCCAGTTGGACCGGCGTGTGCCGGGGACGATGGAGCCGCTGGCGCCGGTGTTGCGGGAGCTGGCCAAGGACCACAGCTGGGACGCGGGGAAGCTGGACTTCTACATCGTGCACGCCGGTGGTCCGCGCATCCTGGACGATCTGGCGAAGTATCTGGAGGTCGACCGGGGTGTGTTCCGGCACAGCTGGTCGACGCTGAACGAGTACGGCAACATCGCCAGCGCTGTCGTTCTGGAGGCCGCGCGGCGGTTGATGGAGGAGGACACCCCGGCTCCCGGCGCGACCGGTCTGATCGCGGGGTTCGGTCCCGGCATCACCGCCGAGATGGCACTCGGCACCTGGGCCGCCGACGCCCCCCGGGTCCTCGCCGCCTGA
- a CDS encoding cupin domain-containing protein has protein sequence MTDLILPAGAGRKLITPAQEVTFKATKEMGSSVSIFEVVVPPGFDVGAHVHSEAQEFFYVLDGELDLLCFEPTERTDSAWHTWVSAKGDHVVRAGEGSCMFVPTGVPHAFRNATDKPARMLFQCFPSPIHEDYFEEIAEIWSRGTGVDPAAVEEMRKRYDVGQLTPLVYEPPAPRIPGQDTHANKSGR, from the coding sequence ATGACTGACCTCATTCTCCCGGCCGGCGCCGGGCGAAAACTGATCACCCCGGCGCAAGAAGTGACATTCAAGGCCACCAAGGAGATGGGCTCCTCCGTGTCGATCTTCGAGGTGGTCGTGCCGCCCGGATTCGACGTCGGAGCACATGTGCACAGTGAGGCCCAGGAGTTCTTCTACGTCCTGGACGGCGAGCTCGACCTGCTGTGCTTCGAGCCCACCGAGCGCACGGACAGCGCCTGGCACACGTGGGTGTCCGCCAAGGGCGACCACGTCGTCCGCGCCGGCGAGGGAAGCTGCATGTTCGTGCCGACCGGCGTCCCGCACGCGTTCCGCAACGCCACGGACAAGCCCGCGAGGATGCTCTTCCAGTGCTTCCCCTCGCCCATCCACGAGGACTACTTCGAGGAGATCGCGGAGATCTGGTCGCGCGGCACCGGGGTCGACCCGGCCGCCGTCGAGGAGATGCGCAAGCGCTACGACGTCGGCCAGCTCACCCCGCTGGTCTACGAACCCCCGGCCCCTCGCATCCCCGGCCAGGACACACACGCGAACAAGAGTGGGAGGTGA
- a CDS encoding DegT/DnrJ/EryC1/StrS family aminotransferase: MEPISLVHASLGERELAAVAEVFASGWPAGQGPQGKALEARLAEKYGVADAVAVSNCGAALHLAMLAFGVKPGDEVIVADYGFPAPAQAALYVGATPVFADVRPDTYTVDPQAVADLVTPRTVGIVAVDTVGMPADYTELQAIADRHGLFLIEDAACAVGATYQGRQAGSLAEVGCLSFHGRKGASSGEGGALLARDPAIGKDARLRSSFGIGSIFDMGNVVGLPIPTFTEIGYNFKLSDIAAAILQVQLGRIDELLARRGAVARQYAELLADEELLTVPQVPADRTHAWQTYMVTLDASVDRAAVASDLRGQGIGCGHGTFAAHIQPVFQAQQKCPVSADLAARQLAIPMHAELKPNQVERVVDALRSAVRTHSSVTRVLGGAA, translated from the coding sequence ATGGAACCGATATCCCTGGTCCACGCGAGTCTCGGCGAGCGTGAACTGGCCGCTGTCGCCGAGGTGTTCGCCTCCGGCTGGCCCGCCGGTCAGGGCCCCCAGGGCAAGGCGCTGGAGGCCCGCCTCGCGGAGAAGTACGGCGTCGCCGACGCCGTCGCGGTCAGCAACTGCGGCGCCGCGCTCCACCTGGCCATGCTCGCCTTCGGCGTCAAGCCGGGCGACGAGGTGATCGTCGCCGACTACGGCTTCCCGGCGCCGGCACAGGCCGCACTCTACGTCGGCGCCACCCCGGTCTTCGCCGACGTACGCCCCGACACCTACACCGTCGACCCGCAGGCGGTGGCCGACCTGGTCACCCCGCGCACCGTCGGCATCGTCGCCGTGGACACGGTCGGCATGCCCGCCGACTACACGGAACTGCAGGCGATCGCCGACCGCCACGGCCTGTTCCTCATCGAGGACGCCGCCTGCGCGGTCGGCGCGACCTACCAGGGCCGCCAGGCCGGCTCGCTCGCCGAGGTCGGCTGCCTGTCCTTCCACGGGCGCAAGGGCGCCTCCAGCGGCGAGGGCGGCGCGCTGCTCGCCCGTGACCCCGCGATCGGCAAGGACGCGCGACTGCGCTCCTCCTTCGGCATCGGCAGCATCTTCGACATGGGCAACGTGGTCGGCCTGCCCATCCCGACGTTCACCGAGATCGGCTACAACTTCAAGCTGTCCGACATCGCCGCGGCGATCCTCCAGGTGCAGCTGGGCCGGATCGACGAACTGCTCGCTCGCCGGGGCGCCGTGGCCCGGCAGTACGCCGAACTGCTCGCCGACGAAGAACTCCTGACGGTGCCCCAGGTCCCTGCGGACCGCACCCACGCCTGGCAGACCTACATGGTCACGCTGGACGCGAGCGTGGACCGCGCCGCGGTCGCCTCCGACCTGCGCGGCCAGGGCATCGGCTGCGGCCACGGCACGTTCGCGGCCCACATCCAGCCGGTGTTCCAGGCGCAGCAGAAGTGCCCGGTGTCCGCGGATCTCGCCGCGCGCCAGCTCGCCATACCCATGCACGCGGAACTCAAGCCGAACCAGGTCGAACGGGTCGTCGACGCCCTCCGCAGCGCGGTGCGCACCCACTCGTCCGTCACCCGGGTCCTCGGAGGGGCAGCATGA
- a CDS encoding class I SAM-dependent methyltransferase, translating into MTNNRPSPVGIMRLINGYWATGILAAAATHKVFTHLENGAETATELAERAGIAERGAQTLLDGLVSVGLAELHEGHYRNTPEAATYLVEDTPVSLAPFARLKLTHTGALTDLAEVVRVGGPVKDVVVEVANNPHWEGIVTAIAAQSVPAATIAAEVLGLADAGEISILDVGGGSGIYSGIWLEANPAARATQLDWEPINEIARRLLTERGVGDRFTTLAGDFHTTDFGTAQYDIAVYSHIAHQEGPESNVEVFTRLRQALKPGGTLVVNDYVVDDDRGGPQFPLLFASEMLLKTRQGSTWRRSDYREWLIKAGFEDVSFHTAEPGTLVVAK; encoded by the coding sequence ATGACGAACAACCGTCCATCACCCGTCGGCATCATGCGGCTGATCAACGGCTACTGGGCCACCGGAATCCTCGCCGCGGCCGCCACCCACAAGGTCTTCACCCACCTGGAGAACGGTGCGGAGACGGCCACCGAGCTGGCCGAGCGCGCCGGTATCGCCGAGCGCGGCGCCCAGACCCTCCTCGACGGCCTCGTCAGCGTGGGCCTGGCCGAGCTGCACGAGGGCCACTACCGCAACACCCCCGAGGCGGCCACCTACCTGGTCGAGGACACCCCCGTCTCGCTCGCCCCGTTCGCCAGGCTCAAGCTGACGCACACGGGCGCCCTCACCGACCTGGCCGAGGTGGTCCGCGTCGGCGGCCCGGTGAAGGACGTGGTGGTCGAGGTCGCCAACAACCCGCACTGGGAGGGCATCGTCACGGCCATCGCCGCACAGTCGGTGCCCGCCGCGACGATCGCCGCCGAGGTGCTCGGGCTGGCCGACGCCGGTGAGATCTCGATCCTCGACGTGGGCGGCGGCTCAGGCATCTACTCGGGCATCTGGCTGGAGGCCAACCCGGCCGCCCGCGCGACCCAGCTCGACTGGGAGCCGATCAACGAGATCGCCCGCCGGCTGCTGACCGAGCGCGGCGTCGGGGACCGGTTCACCACCCTCGCCGGCGACTTCCACACCACCGACTTCGGCACCGCGCAGTACGACATCGCGGTGTACTCCCACATCGCCCACCAGGAGGGCCCGGAGAGCAACGTGGAGGTCTTCACCAGGCTCCGGCAGGCCCTCAAGCCCGGCGGCACCCTGGTCGTCAACGACTACGTCGTCGACGACGACCGCGGCGGTCCGCAGTTCCCGCTGCTCTTCGCCTCGGAGATGCTGCTCAAGACCCGGCAGGGCAGCACCTGGCGGCGCAGCGACTACCGCGAGTGGCTCATCAAGGCCGGCTTCGAGGACGTCTCCTTCCACACCGCGGAGCCCGGCACGCTCGTCGTCGCCAAGTAG
- the wrbA gene encoding NAD(P)H:quinone oxidoreductase produces the protein MAPVNVSVIYYSATGNVHALARAAVEGAEKAGATVRLRKVRELAPPEAIDSVPAWARHIQDTADVEVADLDDLSWADAVLFGTPTRFGNVASQLKAFIDTAGPLWQQGRLADKVVSAFTATGTAHGGQESTILALSNTFYHWGGIIVPPGYTDPVQFRTGNPYGTSYVSGAGGSNGLPGEEVLQAARHQARRVTETAAALKAGRAA, from the coding sequence ATGGCACCTGTGAACGTGTCCGTCATCTACTACAGCGCCACCGGGAACGTGCACGCCCTGGCGCGGGCCGCGGTCGAGGGCGCGGAGAAGGCCGGCGCGACCGTGCGCCTGCGCAAGGTCCGTGAACTGGCCCCGCCGGAGGCCATCGACTCCGTCCCGGCCTGGGCCCGGCACATCCAGGACACCGCCGACGTCGAGGTGGCCGACCTCGACGACCTGAGCTGGGCGGACGCCGTACTGTTCGGCACCCCGACCCGCTTCGGGAACGTCGCCAGCCAGCTGAAGGCGTTCATCGACACCGCGGGCCCGCTGTGGCAGCAGGGCCGGCTGGCCGACAAGGTCGTCTCGGCCTTCACCGCCACCGGCACCGCCCACGGCGGCCAGGAGTCCACCATCCTGGCGCTCAGCAACACCTTCTACCACTGGGGCGGCATCATCGTGCCGCCGGGCTACACCGACCCGGTCCAGTTCCGGACGGGCAATCCGTACGGCACCTCGTACGTCTCCGGTGCCGGCGGCAGCAACGGCCTCCCCGGTGAGGAGGTGCTGCAGGCGGCCCGTCACCAGGCCCGCCGGGTCACGGAGACGGCGGCGGCGCTCAAGGCCGGCCGCGCGGCCTGA